The stretch of DNA TTCTCAGCAGAAGGATCCCAAGAATGGGTTGTCCTGGGTTACAGCCTAAGAACGGGCTGTTCTTGAAAACAAGTTCAAAGAAGCAAAGTCAGTTGCAAGGTCAAACACTTGTGTTAATTAAATGTCAAAATGTTAGAATACCGTGAGCACTATTGGAGACTGGTCAGTTCTAGTCATGATATTCGCTCCTTGAAAACCTTCAACTGCCCCCTGCTGCTCCAAATATCTGTATAAATTCTTACCCTACTTAGGTGTTTCAGGATCAAGggtcatcaggaaaatgcaaataaagtaCAGTAAGGTTAGAATGGATAGAACTCCAGTTAGAATGGATATTGTCATTCAAAAAAATTCAATGCTGgtgagaaaatagagaaaaaatgtACCCTAATGCACCACTGATAGTAATGTAAACTAGCACAACCATTATGAAAGACTGTATGaagatttctcagaaatctgaaaataaatctaccatatCCCTCAGCCATTCTACTCCTGGAAATTTACTCAAAGGAAATagtcaaaattaaaaagaattactTGTACCCCTTGCATATAGCAGCTTAATTCCCAGTGgctaagatgtggaatcaacctAAATTCCCAAAAACTGACTGGCTAGACAAACTGTCACACAAAGACGTACTGCTTAGTCATAAGACAATGAAATCCAGTCTTTTGCAAAATTAAGCAACAGTATggttagtgaaataagcctgttgcaaaaaaaaaaaaaagcatcttttctGACAATACAAAAAATTGTAAGAAAAGTGGATATCTTATGCTTTGCGTATTTCTTACAGTTCTTCTCTGTATTCCTGTGGAACAATGTTCTCTACTTTTTACTAACACATTATGGTTAGTACAACATTATGCTTGTGGTTATATAATATATTGAAAGcatataatttcaaaaattaaaggaCAAAAAAGAATTATGCTTTTTTATCTATAAAACCAGATCTGctctaaaaatgatttttaaatgaattaaggTTTTCAAGCATTTAGTATTTCATAAAAGTTTTCTAGAACAAAAgctatttaaaatttaatgaagGATCAACATAGAGCACCTCCTTAATCAAGGGACCATTGTTGCTGGTGACTTCATTCCTCCATTCAGCAGGCAATTGTTTAATGATGTAGAAAGAGCAGATTGGGTAACTTGATGTCATTTCAGAATTTGTTCCTCTCTTacggtttatttttatttgaaagtcagatttacacaggagaaacagaatttccatcatctggttcacactccagatagtcacaagagctgggactgagccaatccaaagccaggggcttcttttaggtctcccctgtgggtacaggggcccaaggacctgaaccatcctcctctgctttcccaatgcataggcagggagctggatcagaagtggagcagccaggacatgaaccagcacctatatggtatGCTACAGGTGGAAGGTTAGCCTGATACAACACTGCACCAACTTTGTTCctcttttgtcttatttttcccTGCAGGGCCTCCTTTAATTCAATTTGAAGATACAACACCCTTCAACACTCCTCTCAGGAGGCCTTTTCTCTCCAACAGATTATCTAATTAGAGTAAATCAGCTGGACTTAATCACACATGGGTATGCATGTAAACATCTCAGTGATACAACATTGCTCCTAGGAAAAATGCTTTGAGGCCAAAAttaatttccaatttttaaattgCAGCCATCCAGGAATGGTACAGGTAGAACTGTCGCATTACTTCCCCTTGTAGCTTTCCATGCCAAGAAAGGCATAAGGCACAAAGCAGTCACTACCTGCTTTTCATAAAGTTTAACACCTGCCAGAGAACTCCATGCACCTGCAAAGCTCCAAAACAGGTGCAAAGAATGGAACACttccattttaaatataaacagaGTGGAAAACATGTTTTCTTGATATTGGAATAAGACTGAATTCTTAGAAAACCCCTCACAGACAGTAAACTTTCAGggttaaaatattcaaaacaaaccAATACTTTCTACTTTTTGAAATGAAACTGAAGTTAAACTGAGTATATTCAGTTATATATGTGTTTTGCAAAGAACTAAAAACATGGTGTTGACTAAGtttttactcaatactataaactTGTTCAATCTTCTAGTTGATTTCCTATGAGAATGCATCTTACAAAATAGCCTGAAGTTGAattttaaaacactattgttcCTCTGCTTGTATTAGTACATCCTAGATGATTCTCATCATTCAACAGGAGACATTCAGTTCCAGCCTAGAAGATAACTGCTTTTGCTTTGGCTGAGTTTCCAGACTTCACTTTAGGAGGTGAAAGAACATGAAAACCAACAGGGTAGAGACTCCATGGACTGCCTATGCATTCTAGTTTATACTTCAAACTGAACCGATATACTCAGACACCAAAAAATGGACCTTGTATGTCAAACACCACCAGCTCAAATTCATGAGTTTTGTTAAAGCAGGGACCAAGGGTTTGGTTGCAGTCACTTCAGATAGGATTGCTACACAACAAATTAGATGTCTTCAGGTGTAGGGTACACTAACGAACTTAGTTTTGTAACTACCAGCACAACAAAAATTCCTTACTTGAAAGCTTTCTACACCTCTTCAGAACCAATCCCTTCCaacaagtcccagctcctggctactaCAAATAAGATCACTGTTCCCATTGGTTTGCCTTTTCTGGAATGCCATACAAATCCTTTATAAGTCTTAAGTTTAAAATAGGTACAATgtagggctggcaccatggcaccagcatcccatagggtcaCGAGTTTGAATTCTagccacttcacttctgatccagctctgataACATCCTTAGGAAAGtactggaggatgacccaagtcgttgaggctctgcactcatgtgagaaacccagaacaaattccaggctcccaacttcagactagccctgccctggcccttgtagctatttggggaatgaaacagatggaaaaggtctttctttctctgtagctctacctttcatgATAGATTCacaactgattgtgaaggacttcATTATTGTAATGATATTGGGGAATTTGttgggggggaagggaaatcttggagcctatggaactgtatcatggaatacatatttaaaaattgttcaaaAATGTGCAAGGAGTGTGCAACCATTTCTACTGCTGCTTTGTTTTTCCAACTCCTGTATGCTGTTGCATGCATCAATGTCTCAGTGTTTATTACTGAAGAGTGCTCCACTTATGGCATGATTTGTTGATCAATTGAATGACACTGTGGTTCTAAGTTATGGcgattatgaataaagctgctaccGAAAAACTAAGTTTTTTGACTCATATCTGTATTCGTTTCTCTTGGCTAAAATGTCTAGAAGTGGGATTTCTAGGTTTTATGATCAGAATCCATTTAACTGTACAAGAAGCACTCAAACTGTTTTCCATGTGACTACTATTCTTAACAATGCCTAATAGTACATGTTCCTTCAAATCCTCATCAGTCCTAGGTATTGCCAGTTTCCTTGAGTCACTTGTACAAATACTGCATGAACTTTCAACCCCAGCTGCAACATAAATTAAATTTTGCTAGTGATGCATACAGGGTTGAAAAAGAACCCTTCCAAAATTCACTTATCTGGAACCATTTGGAGTAGGAAATTTACATATGTAATTACATTTAGATGAGGTCAAACCAAATTAAAAGGATCTTAATTCTAGTATCAGGAGTTTTCCTAAGAATGCCATGTGAAGACACAAAGAATTATACATGCCAATGCAGGCAGAGACTAAAGCTATGTTTCCATCTCGGAGCCCAGAAAAGACCAGGAGCTAGAAGGACAGTTTCCTTTCTTAGAGTCAGAAAGCCAAGCCCTGCTAACCCCTAACATTCAGACTTTTGATCTCTAGCTGTGTGAGACAATAAATTCCTGGTTTTCTAAATCATCCAATTGCGGGGAGGTGGGGGTTGGCAATTTGCCATACTCTGAAGATAATTTTTAGAGTAAAGTAATGCAAAGGAGATAAGGTTTTATTTGATTAATATGAATTTTCCAGAGGATTAACACCTGACAACCATATAAAATTTATCAAATTAGTACAAATAGCTCTCAAGGTTAAATTATCAATATGCACAAAATTCTTGGACTCAGCCTTTAAATGCTCAATAATTCGGCTTTTCACTCACTCATAAATTAAGATCAGTCCGAAGGAGTCCCACTGGGCACCATCAATGACTACGGGGCATGACTGGTCCGGACACCATTTGCCAAGTAGTTAGAGCAAGTGGATGGACGCTTAGGCAAGAAGGCAAGAAGGTAGGGATGAACGTGTAAACAGGAATTCTATCCTAACTGGAAAGTTACAGTGTTTCCTCTATTCTCATCAAGCCAGTACCTTTTCCCCCCAATAGTGACATGAATATAAGACAAGCCTGCCAGCTGAACACTGGACACCAGTGGGACTCTAAAAAGTGTGTCTGTACTTTCAGAGTCCCTGGCGACCAGCTGTCTGCACTGGGCACCATGGTGCCCAGCTGTACCTTGTCTTTTCATCAGCGATAGCTACAAAATAGTCATGATTTCCATGAAGTTTATGGAGCAAGGCAGATTGTCATCTGAACAGATCTCAGCAATATTCAGTGAACCATACGAAACACAGGCCTATTTTCACTGCTCCTACTCTCTGATCAGCATGCGTTGTTCTTGGAGTATTTAAGAACACAGAACTGACTTCCTTGGGAACAGACGAGGACGTTAAGATTGGGCCACCCTGTTCCAAGTTTGGGCAGTTTCAGAGGACAAAGCTTGGGGTCTGGGAACAACCTGAACATCTTCATTGCCTTTGGGCCTGGCTTAAAGCAGAAACCAGACTCCTCCTTAAACTCCACACCACATGCTGAAAACCCTGTAAACAAGTAACTACAACAAGAGGCCATGGCAGAGTGCCCAGATGCCACTGGGAGGGTATGGGCCAATTGGAAGGCAGTGATAGCTGGAGTTGGAACTGTCCCTCTTCTAGAGCAGAAAGAAATCGCTGTGACCAGAATGCCTGCCTTGTTTTCTCAAACATCAGCAAGACTGTCTACTGACATTTGTAACTCATGTACACTGGATGGCACAAGAACCCCACACAGGAGCCAAAGCCACCAAGGCAGACCCGTTCCCAGTTCTGCTGGCAGATTACACACCAACATTTAAATGACAACCAAGGTGATATGAACTCCAAACACACAGAATTAGAAGTCTACATTATGTCAGAATTAGGGAAATTTGATAAATGGACACACTGCATCAGAGGTAGCTCAGTGCCACTACTGTAATTTACAGTTAAAACAAAAGAATCGATACATTCCAGTACTAGAAAATAGGaccctgggggagaggggaggggtcttgttactttaaaaaaaaccaagccAGGTGGGGGCTGGAGGGCACAGCAGCCATCAGAGTGACCTCGGTGCCCTTCTCCCCCACTCATTAATCTAGGTCAGAGCCTGGTTTGCTGTTAAATGTGCGCCTCTCCGGGTGCTACTGCTGAGAGCGTCCCTGCATAGCCCTTAGAAATCTAAGTTGCAAAAACATGCGCAAACTCTACATCAACAACTACCTTTCTGGGTTTAGAGCAGCAACaccagctgatttttttttttttttttaaggaaaacattTAACGTCCTTTCTACGTTTTCGTTCAGGCGAGCCTTGGAGCAAACCCCGTGGAGTGGCGGGGCGGAGGATTGGGCTCAGTTCAAGGCACAAAAGCAGCTTTTAGCAAAACCGGCGTTATCCCACCCTCGCGGCATCAGAGACACCTGGCCGCAGCAAGAGGACGGTTCTGTGTGACCAGTCAAGGAGAAGCCCCTCACAGGGCACCAGGCGACCGTGCTCCCAGGCCCAGAGCCTCCCTGCGGGGCCCTCAGGGCCCACGCTTCCACCTCCGTCATCCCCAATCCCTCCATTCTCCAAACCAGGCGGCGCCCGCCCCGCAGTCCCGCTGACTGGCAGGCGACGCAGCGACTCTTGTAGCCTGGTTTTTGCTTGGCAACCCGGGCCGAAGCGACAGTCGTGCGGCAGCCAATGGGCACCCAGCACCGGAGCTGGCGGGGAGGAGGTGCGGTGAGGTGCCGGTCATGTGCCCGGTGCAGCGGTTGAGTGCAGGTGAGCCGAGCGCCCAGGCTCCCACTACCTCCCCGCAGTTAGCTTCCCGGCCCTCCTTCCCATAACCCCAAACCGATGTGGACTGACCCGAATTGCTGCGAGGGTGAGTCCTGGATGAGGGAGGGCTTGAATGAGTGGGGGGGCGGGAGGCTCACGCGGTTCCTAGGGAGCCCCAAAGCTGTCGCCTTTAGTTGACAGGGAGTCCACCTTGGGGAGCCGCTGTCCTGGAGGCCTGCGAACTGGGAAGGTACCCGAAGCCGCGCCTTATACGGGCGGACGCTAGGATGGACTGCAGGTGAAGAGGGTGAGGCGATGCCGCCCCTCCCTCCCGTGGAGGTCCACCTGCTCCTTATAAACCCGCTGTTCCTTAAAGTGCCGGTTTTAGCCCTTACATTGGCCCCATGCCCCCTAGATTTCCTAGGCTCTTGGCAGGGGTAAAGGGGTTGGGGAACACACAGAAAGACAGCCCCATTAAGCCTGGACTCAGATTCAGGGAAACCACCGCTTAAAGCAACATTTTGTGCTTGAAaaagaagtcctggctgctctccccacccccacctctgttCCCTGCTCTCTCTGTGGCAAGCTTTCCTCAGCACTTCACAGTCGCTTACTTGCTTTGTCCTAGGAAAACAGTCTCTCCTGTATAACTACACGAAACACGTGGCACGTGATTTTCACATACTCGGTCGCTGCAAGCTTTCCTTGTTttaggaagctggaagagaaaaTTGAGGGCAGAGAGGGGTGAGAGAGGAACCATCATCCTGGGCTAGATAAGTTTTACAGTTCCCTATTCACAGTTccctatttttattaatatttccttCCAGAATTGGGGTGGGATGGAGAGGGAATTATTTAAGAAACACATTAATTTTTGAATCATTGTCTTGAGAACAATACCTAAAAGTTTCAGTTTTAATAAGCTCCAAGTATGATGAAGTCACACTTAAAACCAAAACAGAATTATCAACCTTGGCCGATACACATGTTATACACATTCAACTCAGCTGTGCTTCTGGGAGCAAAGCCAGTGTATTGGTCAGGTTTTACTCACCTCTCTAGCTTAGGAAGGCAAGACTTGGTCTGtttgtttagattttaaaatgccTTCAGCATGTTCAAATTAAAATCAGAAGCTGAATTTGATTTCTTTAACAACATATGGCTCGATCTAAAatttcatggatttttaaatatttccatgTCGGAGTGGACAGGAAAGAACTGAAGATCCTGGCCTGATGTGCAAGCCTGATGAGAATTAACAGCATTTGCAGATTAGGTATTCACATTACCACCTGTTAGCTTTCTTGGATACAGTAAAAGCTCTTGAGACTTATTTGCAGatccaaaagcaaaacaaagccttgacccaaagagatttattttacacATATCACCAGTAACATTAGGAAGGTCAACATCAAATTTCACGATTATTTATTGCAAAATAGTTACGTTTAATAGTTACGTTAGGTTAGAATCACTTGTTTAAAGGCAACCATGACTTGATTATTAATACATGAATTCAGGTTGCAttccaaaaataaatttgaatttcatacaTTTGATTTCACTTCAGGAGACCCAGTTGATCTACTTTGTTTTCTCTAGTAATATCACTAGCCCTCATTAATCAAAACATTAGCtttgtccttctctgtaactctacctttcaaataaaaataaatctttcaaaaaaattgtcTTTGAATCTGAAATGGAATGCACAAGTAATGGATTTACTCAAGATTTTTCCCTGTTGCTATGACTTGTTCTAGTAATAATGATAGGTATGGTCATAGGGATTTTACTATAAGCTGCAGATTTTCAAGTCACAAGTCTGAGTGAGactgaaaatgtttctttaaaagctGTATGTAAATTTTATCACATTTTAACATCCTCTTGGGAAGCTCGCTTAAACACTTCCATTGAGGAGTATTTTGATATGTTCATGGAAAGTAagttggcttaaaaaaaaaaaggtagccaAACAACTTAGCTTTATGTACATGCAAGCACAGTTCCTGCTAACCATGGAGTTCTGCACCATGATTCTTCCAGGCTGTGTTTTCGTGACACAGCTGGGATTATTAAGCACCCACACACTCGGTTTGGGGCAAAggatacaagaaaaaaatcaatgctgttaacttctttatgtttttttctacAGAATTTCTTACCTTGAAGTGATCAAGTACTTTGACAATGACTTCAAAGCTTGTCTCGGTGGCCCTCGTACTTGCTGCATTAACTCTTGAAACCACATTTTCTCTCCAACCAGACTCGCAAAAGGTTCTACTGGTTTCGTTTGATGGATTCCGTTGGGACTACTTATACAAAGTTCCAACACCCAATTTTCATTATATCATGCAATCTGGCGTGCATGTGAAACAAGTTACtaatatttttattaccaagaCCTACCCTAACCATTATACCTTGGTAACTGGCCTCTTTGCAGAGAATCACGGGATTGTTGCAAATGACATGTTTGATCCTGTTCTGAACAAATCTTTCTCCTTGGATCACATGAATATTTATGATTCTGAGTTTTGGGAAGCAGCAACACCAATATGGGTCACCAATCAGAGAGAAGGACATAGTAGTGGTGCGGCCATGTGGCCTGGAACTGATGTAAAGATACATGAGAGCTTCCCTACTTACTATATGCCTTACAATGAATCCATGTCATTTGAAGACAGAGTTGCCAAAATGATTGAATGGTTTACATCAAAAGAGCCCATAAATCTTGGTCTTCTCTATTGGGAGGAGCCTGATGACATGGGTCATGATCTGGGACCTGACAGTCCACTCATGGGGCCTGTCATATCAGATATTGACAAGAAGTTAGGATATCTCATAGAAATGCTGAAAAAGGCAAAGCTGTGGAACACTGTGAACCTAATCATCACAAGTGACCATGGGATGACCCAGTGTTCTAAGCAAAGAGTCATAGAACTTGACCAGTATGTGGATAAAGAACACTACACCCTCATTGACCGATCTCCAGTAGCAGCCATCTTGCCCAAAGAAGGTAAGCCTGACCCCATGGGTGCGTGGTGACCAAAGGCGAGTCTGCTTGGCTGGTGTGATCACCAGATGAGGAGATCGCTGCTTGTTTGGCTTTGTTACAATAATATTCTGGGATTTAATCCCAAGACACTGAGAAGACAAGGATCTCCTTTCAGGGTCATTGTTTTCCTCCTAGTCTACCTACAACAGCAGGTTTTAACCATTTTGGAGGCAAAGATTATGAGAAAGACTACAGCCTCCTCTCTCAGTAAATTTGAGACAGAAGAATATACACAAAATTTGAATTCAATTGCAGTGATTTTCTGGAAATCTTCTGTAGATCCTTAATTAAAACTGGCTTaataaggaagcagcagagagtaAGACAGGAGAAAGCTTTGGTCAGTCTGAGACTCATAAGCCTGATCCTTATTTCTAAGTAGGAAAGGTGGTAACAAGGCCTGGAATCTTTTGCTCATGAGGAATCTTGATACTGAACCTGTCACTATGGCATCACtgccatttttttcaaagatttatttatttttattggaaagtcagatatacagagaggaggagagacagagaggaagatcttctgtccattgattcattccccaagtggccacaacagccatagctgagccaatccaaagccaggagtcgggagcctcttctgggtctcccacgcaggtgcagggtcccaagcctttgggccgtcctcaactgctttcccagaccacaagcatggagctggatgggaagcagggctgccggaattagaactggcacccatatgggatcctggcaatgtgcaaggtgaggatcttagccactaggctaccatgccgggcctatCACTGCCATTTTTAAAGAGAGCCAAAAAAGCTGAAAATGTTCAACATGTTTAAGTCACATGACTCGCATCTGCTCTTCAGATTTATACTTTATATTGTTTCACCTTGTGGCCTTGAGTATCAaataagagaacagattttaaagAGCTGGAATAGCAAATGAGAGTTTTATCTCATGAATTCAGAGAATCATGAAAGAACAAATGGTAGACGGTGTGTGTACTTCTACACACAAACTTCTCATCAAACAGCAAAgctttttcttcaagaaaaacCACATTGGCTTTTGCTTTCCGTTGTATAATTGGAAGGGTGTTTCTCTGGTTGATGTGTGGGAGTTGGGGACAAATCACtaataaatgaatttgaaaaacaagGAAAGGATTAAAGGCAAGTCCCAGGTGCATCATATCTGAAATGACAAATGCCCAGcgttttaaagatctttttctattAGGCAAGCTGCTTTCCACCTCCAGTTCATCATTTTCCAGCCTCCATCCTCCACTTACATTTTTGGGGGTAGGGGCGGTGTAAAGGTTGTTTGTCTCTGTACCCATAACTACAAGAACCTGGCTCTTAGTTTTTGAATATTGCAATTCCTTGGACATTTTACTTCATGCCATCAATGATTAAGACACAGGTATGTGTctcaaaaattaacagaaaataagaaagctaTACATGATTTCCAAATACATTTGCTCTGAAATAGACATTTGGTATGATTttgccaggagtttcttacgTATCCTTGAATATATGACCTAATTTAGTTATTAGAGATTTATGGTTCTATAAAATGCCTTTCAATTATGTAAGGTGAATTTATTTaccatgtgtatatgtgtttcaTGGTCAGCTATATTTTACAATATTTAGTTTCTTGGTGTTTCCTCTCAGCAGGGGTCCCTGGTTTCATTGTTTATGGAGTTTTGGTAGTGTCTTGTTCTGAGGGCCTGTACTTTCTCTCCAGGTAAACTTGATGAAGTCTATGAAGCTCTAGCTCATGCCCATCCTAATCTTACTGTTTACAAAAAAGAGGAGATTCCTGAAAGATGGCATTACAAATACAACGATCGAATTCAACCCATCATAGCAGTGGCTGACGAAGGGTGGTATATTTTACAGAATAAGTCAGATGAATTTCTATGTGAGTATGTTATAgtatttcttcccattctccATCGTTTTTTACTGACTTGGAGGCTGTGGATAATACAGCAGTTCATTTGCTGATGTTTTTCCTCTGCTACTTAACTGTTGAAGGAACTGTGTTGTGACAATGATTATCTATAAATGCTTTTTAGACATAGTCCTTGacataaatatatgtaagaaatgtaaaaaagaaagaaaacctactCTCAGTTGGAATGAGTTCCTGTCATTTTTATTggctacaaaaagaaaaaaaaagcatttgcctGCAAATGGCTTGGTGGTGCAACTATGACTCACACGGCAGTCAATGTGTTAAAAGTTTTCACATATTCGTGATGACACCTAAAATCAGTATTTAATCCTGTCAGGCAAGATGTTCTAAAatgtcctttaaaaattatttccctgCGTGAGATAATTTCTACGCTTATATGTTCAGATTTTCTTGGGATAGTGCTTGTATTACAGGAATAGCTCAAAAAGGAACTGCTGTCTTTGAGGAGAGTTGTATTTAACAGTTGACAGAAATTTTGACTTGGTGAATTTAATTAGTTACCTGTGTtttggttaaaaacaaaaacaccttagTAATGTTCcttgttgtattgtattgtgttcatttattcaacaaataagtACATACTGTCCTCTCCAGTCACTGTCAGCCAGAGTTACAATACAAGGAAGCACTAATAGCCAAAAGCAATGGTCCTTATAGTGCGTTCTCTCATTTGGCAGGATCCACTCCACCTGGGACTTTGTAGACACACAAACTCtcaggcccagctcagcctcaCTGAGTTCGAGATCATGAGGGTAGTGCCTAGCAGTCATTGTTTTCACATGTCCTCTTCACTCCTGCACAATGGCGTTTGAGAGGCATTGCACTTAGCATCGGTGTTAAATATTGTGTCCTGGACCAACCATGCATGGCTGGGGCAATCACACTGACAAAGCCCCTCTCTGTAAGAAAGGCTTCATATAAATCACAtgtgttactttgaagtccactTTTCTAAACAAAATGTGTGATTTAGTTActagtgcctttgttttttttttttttttttttttttataatccattttattgtattgttgttgacaatctttacatagttaactatagttgaaggaaaatcaagaaagagaagaagaaaaaaaaaaaaaaggttcagggggatagggaggtgggcaatgctattatgtccatattgtttccatcatgtatctgaggtaaaaggggatattgagggagaagccccacccggtttcccgcccaccccaagtcccggatgtggggcatgctctgagatatgtgctcaagtggagttaatagttctccagttatgagtcactgccagtttcgctcgatgaggtggtccactgattgatatggtccatcatgaagtctccatttgtcccatatttcgctgccaacatgtagctgagatgaatgattgtcctattctgtcttctgtcttttcttggttagaattctgagtccagcagttcaagtggggagatctccaaagatactttgaggtattcccagaccagattcttgtatgttctagcaagcacagggcccggcacagtccatcaccctgatcagctggtggttgcaattgctgtgttggttctgttttcagtcccgagttgcactggaaccaatgggtgttgcagtccagtctggttcggcccttacatcaaccagtgggagctgcagcctagtcggggcgacccacaataacccccaccaagcctgccccctaccctggtttgccaatttgtgtagcagaagaccagtctgtcccccatcccatttggctctggtacttgtcaatgggtattaaagcttagttctatctaatcgactcaaccatccagccctcacagatgttgttgagtgcctctgtctagccatcccagcccccgtcctagttttcatgccctcccacgggaatagtgacccaagaagggggaacccactttttccctcccaggtctctctgtcccagtttatgcactctttaggtggtcctgtgatttgactcgacagagttagtccccagtgccagcttctgccagctgatgctgtggccctgatcttgtccacatgcagcgcacaggtgttgtagccttgcttagtcgtatctgtctctatcccagccaacattctccagtgggagtggttgtccagcgagaggaccagccccttaacccccccgccagctctgcccctcccttcctggatctcacgtgtgctggatgggtgctgcattcatatccagtacaggcaaccacgccctggcgttccagaatgtgtactggttttgtcgcaaccaaacccggcccattccacacactgttctggtgatcggatttgccagaggatgacatgaactgattcagcctggcctgctcctgacccatgccgaatgtatgccagtgggaaactttccatggcctattctgggctgtttccaatcatgcttcttgcgcttacctgcagggactgtgtcctgccagaggagttgcccaggctcctccatcagaacccctcccaatgccagattttgcgcttgccagggggttcttgagccaaccctactcagttcacctcctgtcctagcaggaacagtggcttttcctggctggctttcaccccattc from Ochotona princeps isolate mOchPri1 chromosome 1, mOchPri1.hap1, whole genome shotgun sequence encodes:
- the ENPP5 gene encoding ectonucleotide pyrophosphatase/phosphodiesterase family member 5, with amino-acid sequence MTSKLVSVALVLAALTLETTFSLQPDSQKVLLVSFDGFRWDYLYKVPTPNFHYIMQSGVHVKQVTNIFITKTYPNHYTLVTGLFAENHGIVANDMFDPVLNKSFSLDHMNIYDSEFWEAATPIWVTNQREGHSSGAAMWPGTDVKIHESFPTYYMPYNESMSFEDRVAKMIEWFTSKEPINLGLLYWEEPDDMGHDLGPDSPLMGPVISDIDKKLGYLIEMLKKAKLWNTVNLIITSDHGMTQCSKQRVIELDQYVDKEHYTLIDRSPVAAILPKEGKLDEVYEALAHAHPNLTVYKKEEIPERWHYKYNDRIQPIIAVADEGWYILQNKSDEFLLGNHGYDNALAEMHPIFLAHGPAFRKNFTKEAMNSTDLYPLMCHLLNITAMPHNGSFRNVQDLLNSATPKAIPYTQSTTLLFGSDQPGEYEPEEAYPYFIGLALGSIIVIVFFVIFIKHLIQSQMPILQDMQAEIAQPLLQT